The following coding sequences are from one Tolumonas lignilytica window:
- the hemC gene encoding hydroxymethylbilane synthase, whose amino-acid sequence MTELRIATRKSPLALWQANFVKQQLEQHHPDLTVTLVPMSTQGDKILDTPLAKIGGKGLFVKELEQAMLENRADIAVHSMKDVPVEFPDGLGLAVICERDDPHDAFVSTHFANLYELPQGACVGTSSLRRQCQLRALRPDLVLHDLRGNVNTRLAKLDAGEYDAIILAAAGLRRLEKADRIRSLLPPELSLPANGQGAVGIECRLDDEKTRALLAPLEHSQTRYCVLAERAMNRALQGGCQVPIGSFAVMTDNAHIWLRGLVGAIDGSRIIRGDISGPREQAEQLGQLLAEQLLAQGADEILRMVYGA is encoded by the coding sequence ATGACCGAATTGCGCATCGCCACCCGAAAAAGTCCACTGGCCCTCTGGCAGGCCAACTTTGTCAAACAGCAACTGGAACAGCACCACCCAGATTTAACCGTGACACTGGTACCTATGAGCACGCAGGGCGACAAAATCCTGGATACTCCGCTGGCAAAAATCGGCGGTAAGGGTCTGTTTGTCAAAGAATTGGAACAGGCAATGCTGGAAAACCGTGCTGATATCGCCGTCCATTCGATGAAAGACGTTCCGGTGGAATTTCCTGATGGCCTTGGTCTGGCCGTGATCTGTGAGCGGGATGATCCACACGATGCCTTTGTCAGTACACACTTTGCCAATTTGTACGAGTTGCCCCAAGGGGCTTGTGTCGGGACGTCCAGCCTGCGTCGGCAGTGTCAATTACGGGCCTTACGCCCAGATCTGGTGCTCCACGACCTGCGCGGTAACGTGAATACCCGGCTGGCTAAACTGGATGCCGGCGAATATGACGCCATCATTCTGGCAGCCGCCGGTTTACGCCGTCTGGAAAAAGCCGATCGCATTCGTTCATTACTGCCACCAGAACTCAGTCTGCCGGCCAACGGACAAGGGGCGGTCGGGATCGAATGTCGTCTGGATGATGAAAAAACCCGGGCATTGCTGGCACCGTTGGAACATAGCCAGACACGCTATTGTGTGCTTGCCGAACGCGCCATGAATCGGGCGCTGCAAGGCGGATGTCAGGTTCCTATAGGTTCCTTTGCGGTCATGACTGATAACGCGCATATCTGGTTGCGCGGCTTAGTAGGAGCCATTGACGGCAGTCGCATCATCCGGGGGGATATTTCCGGTCCGAGAGAACAGGCAGAGCAACTCGGACAGCTCTTGGCTGAACAATTGCTGGCGCAAGGGGCCGATGAAATCCTGCGTATGGTTTATGGCGCATGA
- a CDS encoding DUF484 family protein — protein sequence MSVNLGALELMLEESKVIDYLKQHPDFFLRHKALLEDLTIPHEQRGAVSLFDLKLERQRERLQLLEQERQELLANASRNEFIFRVYTDVYADLFACTSLRQLWKCLHSSFRERLRIPACALWVNQARVKAKRFDKPYEMEYPLFQRLCLYPMADQLVYFGRVNDCDRELIFGQGSLVHSMALLRLGEYGEWGFLAFGHANPQHYQPGMDSLLLEQLGRFVTLLLPTLARSCE from the coding sequence ATGAGTGTCAATCTGGGGGCGCTGGAGCTGATGCTGGAAGAGAGCAAGGTGATTGACTATCTCAAACAGCATCCGGATTTTTTTCTGCGGCATAAGGCGTTGCTGGAAGATCTGACGATCCCCCATGAACAGCGTGGCGCGGTGTCGTTGTTTGATTTGAAACTGGAACGTCAGCGTGAACGGTTGCAGCTACTGGAGCAGGAGCGACAGGAGCTGTTGGCCAATGCCAGCCGCAACGAATTCATCTTCCGCGTCTATACCGATGTGTATGCGGATTTATTCGCCTGCACCTCGTTGCGTCAGTTGTGGAAATGCCTGCATAGCTCATTTCGGGAACGGCTGCGGATCCCGGCCTGTGCCTTGTGGGTGAATCAGGCCCGGGTCAAAGCAAAACGCTTTGATAAGCCGTATGAGATGGAGTATCCGCTGTTCCAGCGGTTGTGTCTCTATCCGATGGCGGATCAGCTGGTCTATTTTGGTCGGGTGAATGACTGCGATCGCGAGCTGATTTTCGGTCAGGGTTCGCTGGTGCATTCGATGGCACTGTTACGGCTCGGTGAATATGGCGAGTGGGGTTTTCTGGCGTTTGGTCATGCGAATCCTCAGCATTATCAACCGGGTATGGACAGCCTGTTGCTGGAACAATTAGGCCGCTTTGTGACCCTGTTACTACCGACACTGGCACGTTCCTGTGAATGA
- a CDS encoding class I adenylate cyclase, with product MFKQFELLVARFDAINQIKMDRALEAMNEAGRRMLSILPVLLHYHHPLLPGYTSGEVPCGIANFQPDVAQRKFLVTQCGHTAEPEVKECCISAVYTMGSTSSIGQSATSDLDIWVCHDPALSFERLVLLEQKCQLISRLAEQHGIEMNFFLIPENKFRVGNRAQVGLDNCGSAQHLLLLEEFYRSAMRVAGKRLLWRLIPVDREDEYDALAAALFSTGMISENDWLDLGGVCHIPAEEYFGSALWLLYKGLDSPYKAVLKILVMEAYSAEFPDTELLAVQAKRWFQQHDDFGLSLDAYYLMLDKVTRYLTSLGDTKRLDLARRCFYLKICDPLSRNQPAQHGQWRRDLLVKLVREWGWSHDTLRHLDNHDQWKVEQVKIAYEELLSSLMQSYSKLIQFARRNNISESINPEDIGILSRKLYTAFEALPGKVQRINLKIAPDLRESHLSLIQVPPGHLNRQGWYLYKYSLRPLDIIGRAPLEYNGYLSKLVAWAYFNGLMVSDTQVDIRQAGSDITRTFLHQFCQDLANTFPVELPPASNLALSRPCEIRHLGIFLNLERDPTADWPEEMPPVLELGEDVLCFGSRQECLIGTVDLVYRNSWNEVRTLHFNGLDAVVEALSTILGKMHQDAAAPDAIDVFCYSQYCRDEIRQQFAELVNSCISLRLALDKQRMVKLLSVGESRYALFLERRGVSVRQLSSAIDFYRQVSDNKLERQTAEPDNGLHVPPIVDAYASEGLIQYFFEDNDNGFNVYILDENNKVEIYHEYAGSKEDLVQNVNRYYTMTHQRFDFTEQVINFNLPQFYELVPGADTLQVMPYRSAVRDIAQQAS from the coding sequence TTGTTTAAACAGTTTGAGTTGCTGGTTGCCCGTTTCGATGCCATCAATCAGATCAAGATGGACCGGGCACTAGAGGCAATGAACGAAGCAGGACGGAGAATGCTCTCCATTCTGCCGGTTCTGTTGCATTACCATCACCCACTCCTTCCAGGCTATACATCTGGTGAGGTGCCCTGTGGTATTGCCAATTTTCAGCCGGATGTGGCACAGCGCAAGTTTCTGGTGACGCAATGTGGTCACACCGCTGAGCCTGAGGTCAAAGAGTGCTGCATATCGGCGGTATATACGATGGGCAGTACCTCATCGATTGGTCAAAGTGCAACTTCCGACCTCGATATTTGGGTCTGCCACGATCCCGCCTTATCCTTTGAACGTCTGGTTTTGCTTGAGCAGAAATGTCAGCTCATTTCTCGATTGGCAGAACAGCACGGCATCGAAATGAATTTTTTCCTGATCCCGGAAAATAAATTCCGGGTCGGTAATCGTGCTCAGGTGGGGTTGGACAACTGCGGCAGTGCCCAGCATTTGTTGTTACTGGAAGAGTTTTATCGCAGTGCCATGCGGGTGGCGGGTAAACGACTGTTATGGCGATTAATTCCGGTAGATCGTGAAGATGAATATGACGCGTTAGCTGCCGCCTTGTTCAGCACCGGTATGATTTCTGAAAATGACTGGCTGGATTTGGGTGGGGTTTGTCACATACCGGCGGAAGAGTATTTCGGCTCCGCGCTGTGGTTGCTTTACAAGGGGCTGGATTCGCCCTACAAGGCGGTTTTAAAGATTCTGGTCATGGAAGCCTATTCTGCCGAATTCCCTGATACGGAATTGCTGGCGGTGCAGGCGAAGCGCTGGTTCCAGCAACATGATGATTTTGGCTTGTCGCTGGATGCCTATTATCTGATGCTGGACAAGGTGACTCGCTACCTTACCAGTCTGGGCGACACGAAACGGCTGGATTTGGCACGGCGCTGTTTCTATCTGAAAATTTGCGATCCCTTAAGTCGTAACCAGCCGGCACAACATGGCCAGTGGCGGCGTGATTTGCTGGTTAAACTGGTGCGCGAATGGGGCTGGAGTCATGACACTCTGCGCCATCTCGACAATCACGACCAGTGGAAAGTCGAACAGGTCAAGATAGCTTATGAAGAGCTATTGAGCTCATTGATGCAGAGTTACAGCAAACTCATTCAGTTTGCACGTCGTAACAACATCAGTGAATCCATCAACCCAGAAGATATCGGGATCCTGTCGCGGAAACTCTATACCGCATTTGAAGCGCTGCCGGGTAAGGTGCAACGTATTAACCTGAAAATTGCACCGGATCTCCGGGAATCGCATCTGAGCCTGATCCAGGTGCCGCCAGGTCATCTGAACCGTCAGGGCTGGTATCTGTATAAATACTCGCTGAGGCCGCTCGATATTATTGGTCGTGCGCCACTGGAATATAACGGGTATCTCTCCAAACTGGTGGCCTGGGCCTATTTCAATGGCCTGATGGTGTCTGATACACAGGTCGATATTCGTCAGGCCGGTTCTGATATCACCCGTACCTTTTTGCATCAATTTTGTCAGGATCTGGCTAATACCTTCCCGGTGGAATTACCTCCAGCAAGCAATCTGGCGCTGAGCCGTCCGTGCGAAATTCGCCATCTCGGTATCTTCCTCAATCTGGAGCGGGATCCGACCGCTGACTGGCCGGAAGAGATGCCGCCAGTGCTGGAGTTGGGTGAGGATGTGCTCTGCTTTGGTTCCCGTCAGGAGTGCCTGATTGGGACGGTGGATCTGGTGTATCGCAACTCATGGAATGAAGTCCGCACGCTGCACTTTAACGGGCTGGATGCCGTCGTAGAGGCACTGAGCACCATATTGGGCAAGATGCATCAGGATGCGGCCGCACCGGATGCGATCGATGTGTTCTGTTACAGCCAATATTGCCGGGATGAAATTCGCCAGCAATTTGCGGAACTGGTTAATTCCTGTATTTCGTTGCGACTGGCGCTGGATAAACAGCGCATGGTGAAACTGCTGTCTGTCGGTGAATCGCGTTATGCCTTGTTCCTCGAACGTCGTGGCGTCTCCGTGCGTCAGCTCAGCAGTGCGATCGATTTCTACCGGCAGGTTTCGGATAACAAACTGGAGCGGCAGACGGCGGAACCTGATAACGGTCTGCATGTGCCGCCGATTGTGGATGCCTATGCCAGTGAAGGGTTGATTCAGTATTTCTTTGAGGATAACGACAACGGTTTTAACGTCTATATTCTGGATGAAAACAATAAAGTCGAGATTTATCACGAATATGCTGGCAGCAAAGAAGATCTGGTACAGAACGTGAACCGCTACTACACCATGACCCACCAGCGTTTCGATTTCACCGAACAGGTGATCAATTTCAACCTGCCGCAATTTTACGAGCTGGTGCCTGGTGCGGACACCTTACAGGTGATGCCATATCGTTCGGCTGTGCGAGATATAGCGCAGCAGGCATCCTGA
- the cyaY gene encoding iron donor protein CyaY, producing MKDSEFHALVEGRYQVIEQAIDNCDTDIDCELNSGVVTLTFVNGSKIIINKQEPLHQIWVATRENGYHFDWKDGLWIDNRGGRELMELLSDACSKQSGESVTLR from the coding sequence ATGAAAGACAGTGAATTTCACGCACTGGTGGAAGGACGCTACCAGGTGATCGAACAAGCCATAGATAATTGCGATACCGACATTGATTGTGAGCTCAATAGTGGCGTCGTCACGCTCACCTTTGTCAACGGCAGCAAAATCATCATCAACAAGCAAGAACCGCTGCATCAGATCTGGGTGGCCACCCGTGAAAACGGCTACCACTTCGACTGGAAAGACGGCCTGTGGATCGACAACCGCGGCGGCCGGGAACTGATGGAACTGTTGAGTGATGCCTGCAGCAAACAATCTGGCGAAAGCGTCACGTTACGCTGA
- the dapF gene encoding diaminopimelate epimerase — protein sequence MLIQFSKMHGLGNDFVVVDGVTQKVFFNAETLKRLGDRHFGVGFDQLLLVEPPYDPDLDFHYRIFNADGSEVQQCGNGARCFARFVRLKGLTNKDRIAVSTVSGRIVLQIEDNDQVTVNMGVPEFEPSKIPFRAQKAEKLYLLRVAEQTVMCGAVSMGNPHCVIEVPSVKTAPVETLGPKLESFDRFPERVNVGFMEVVSANEINLRVYERGAGETLACGTGACAAVVVGIQQEKLKGRVKVNLPGGSLSIAWNGPGTPVYMTGPAEHVFDGQIEL from the coding sequence ATGTTGATCCAGTTTTCCAAAATGCACGGTCTGGGAAATGACTTTGTGGTCGTCGATGGCGTCACGCAGAAGGTATTTTTTAATGCGGAAACGCTGAAACGCCTCGGTGATCGTCATTTTGGTGTCGGTTTTGACCAGTTGCTGCTGGTCGAACCGCCGTATGATCCTGATCTCGACTTCCACTATCGCATTTTCAATGCCGATGGTTCCGAGGTGCAGCAATGCGGCAATGGCGCCCGCTGTTTTGCCCGCTTTGTCCGCCTGAAGGGCTTAACCAATAAAGATCGCATTGCAGTCAGCACTGTCAGTGGCCGTATTGTGCTGCAGATTGAAGATAACGATCAGGTCACGGTCAACATGGGCGTACCAGAGTTTGAACCTTCCAAGATCCCGTTCCGGGCGCAGAAAGCTGAAAAGCTCTATCTGCTGCGAGTGGCCGAACAGACGGTGATGTGTGGTGCCGTGTCGATGGGCAATCCGCATTGCGTGATCGAGGTTCCCAGCGTTAAGACGGCCCCCGTAGAAACACTCGGTCCGAAACTGGAATCGTTTGACCGCTTCCCGGAACGCGTCAATGTCGGCTTCATGGAAGTGGTGTCGGCGAATGAAATCAATCTGCGCGTCTATGAACGCGGTGCCGGTGAAACACTGGCGTGCGGTACTGGTGCTTGCGCGGCGGTCGTGGTCGGTATTCAGCAGGAAAAACTCAAAGGCCGTGTCAAGGTCAACCTGCCGGGCGGTTCGCTGTCGATTGCCTGGAATGGCCCCGGCACACCGGTGTATATGACCGGCCCTGCAGAACACGTGTTTGACGGACAAATCGAGCTATGA
- the xerC gene encoding tyrosine recombinase XerC, whose protein sequence is MNDPLAATLHTYLEYLRVERQLSAHTLNNYQRHLQAMAAWLQEKNVRDWSELNNPLVRQWAHTLRKHKDTSPRTISTKMSALRSFADWLVIRGILAANPARGVALPKLGRPLPKNLDVDQVHQLLNITDEQDPLAIRDRAIMELFYSTGMRLSELVALDGSDLDMSSRQVRVIGKGNKERILPIGRLALEWLEKWLKIRPAFQTEGEPALFLSSRKRRITARMVEIRLEQWGQKQTLNSHIHPHKLRHSFATHMLESSGDLRAVQELLGHANLATTQIYTHLDFQHLATVYDQTHPRSKRRKLKPEEE, encoded by the coding sequence GTGAATGATCCTCTTGCCGCCACCCTGCACACCTATCTGGAATATCTGCGTGTCGAACGCCAGCTCAGTGCGCATACGCTGAATAATTATCAGCGTCATCTGCAAGCCATGGCAGCCTGGTTGCAGGAAAAAAACGTCCGTGACTGGTCGGAACTGAACAATCCGCTGGTACGACAATGGGCGCATACCTTGCGCAAACATAAAGACACCTCACCGCGCACGATCAGCACGAAAATGTCGGCGCTGCGCAGCTTTGCCGACTGGCTGGTGATCCGTGGCATTCTGGCGGCGAATCCCGCACGCGGCGTCGCCTTGCCAAAGCTCGGGCGTCCGTTGCCGAAAAATCTCGATGTGGATCAGGTACATCAACTGCTGAATATTACCGATGAGCAGGATCCGCTGGCGATTCGTGATCGCGCCATCATGGAGCTGTTTTATTCCACTGGTATGCGTCTGTCAGAGCTGGTGGCGCTCGACGGGTCTGATCTCGATATGAGCAGCCGCCAGGTGCGGGTGATAGGCAAGGGCAACAAAGAACGCATTCTGCCGATTGGTCGGCTGGCGCTGGAGTGGCTGGAGAAATGGCTGAAGATCCGGCCCGCGTTTCAGACGGAAGGCGAACCGGCGCTGTTTCTCAGCAGCCGTAAACGACGCATCACGGCGCGAATGGTGGAAATCCGTTTAGAGCAGTGGGGGCAGAAACAAACGCTCAACAGCCATATTCATCCGCATAAACTGCGACATAGCTTTGCGACTCATATGCTCGAATCTTCCGGCGATTTACGTGCGGTACAGGAACTGTTAGGGCACGCCAATCTCGCAACGACCCAGATCTATACCCATCTCGATTTTCAGCATCTGGCTACGGTTTATGACCAGACGCATCCGCGCTCCAAACGCCGCAAACTCAAACCCGAAGAAGAGTAA
- a CDS encoding SelT/SelW/SelH family protein, whose protein sequence is MDKPIVDIYYCRQCNWMLRACWMAQELLHTFSEELGSVNLHPDTGGHFEILVNGITIWERKADGGFPDVKALKQRVRDQIAPERDLGHVDKKTD, encoded by the coding sequence ATGGATAAACCGATCGTCGATATTTATTACTGCCGCCAGTGTAACTGGATGTTGCGTGCCTGTTGGATGGCACAAGAGCTGTTACATACCTTCAGCGAAGAACTGGGTAGTGTCAATTTGCACCCGGATACCGGTGGCCATTTTGAGATTCTGGTGAATGGTATCACCATCTGGGAACGTAAGGCCGATGGCGGTTTTCCCGATGTGAAGGCGCTGAAACAGCGGGTTCGCGATCAGATCGCGCCGGAGCGCGACTTAGGCCACGTCGATAAAAAAACAGATTAA
- the lysA gene encoding diaminopimelate decarboxylase: MDFFNYREDGELLAEQCAVSALVAQYGTPLYIYSRATIERHWKAFDAAAGDVPHLICYAVKANGNLAVLNLLARLGSGFDIVSGGELARVIAAGGDAKKVVFSGVGKTEAEMRYALEQDILCFNVESEPELERLNQVAGSMGKVARISIRINPDIDAGTHPYISTGLKQNKFGIPIERAPEVYKYAASLPNLQISGVDCHIGSQLTEIEPFLEAADKLLALIDELAAAGIKIHHLDVGGGLGVNYNDETPPHPSEYASALKQKLQNRDLTLLFEPGRAIMANAGILATKVEYLKAGEDRHFAIVDAAMNDLIRPSLYSAWMNIVPVNRALPRTAQRYDVVGPVCETGDFLGKDRELAIAPGDYLVVRSAGAYGFSMSSNYNARSRAAEVLVDGEQPHLVREREPLASQWQFEHLLP; encoded by the coding sequence ATGGATTTTTTTAATTATCGCGAAGATGGCGAGCTGCTGGCCGAACAATGTGCCGTCAGCGCGTTAGTTGCTCAATACGGCACCCCTTTATATATCTATTCCCGTGCCACCATTGAGCGTCATTGGAAAGCATTTGATGCGGCGGCGGGTGACGTGCCACACCTGATTTGTTACGCGGTAAAAGCCAATGGCAATCTCGCCGTGCTGAATCTGCTGGCGCGTCTGGGTTCCGGGTTTGACATCGTTTCTGGTGGTGAACTGGCGCGTGTGATCGCCGCGGGTGGTGATGCGAAGAAAGTGGTGTTCTCGGGTGTGGGTAAAACCGAAGCCGAAATGCGCTATGCGCTGGAACAGGACATTCTCTGTTTCAACGTGGAATCAGAGCCGGAGCTGGAGCGCCTGAATCAGGTCGCGGGCAGCATGGGCAAGGTGGCGCGCATTTCGATCCGCATTAACCCGGATATCGATGCGGGTACGCACCCGTATATTTCGACTGGTCTGAAACAGAACAAATTCGGTATTCCGATTGAGCGTGCGCCGGAGGTGTATAAATACGCCGCCAGCCTGCCTAACCTGCAAATCAGCGGGGTGGATTGCCATATCGGTTCGCAACTGACTGAAATCGAACCGTTCCTCGAAGCTGCGGATAAACTGCTGGCACTGATCGACGAACTGGCGGCTGCTGGTATCAAAATCCATCATCTGGATGTCGGTGGTGGTCTGGGTGTGAATTACAATGACGAAACCCCGCCGCACCCGAGCGAATATGCCTCGGCACTGAAGCAGAAATTGCAGAATCGCGATCTGACGCTGTTGTTTGAACCGGGGCGCGCCATCATGGCGAATGCCGGTATTCTGGCGACCAAGGTGGAATACCTGAAAGCCGGGGAAGATCGTCATTTCGCGATTGTCGATGCGGCGATGAACGATCTGATCCGTCCGTCCCTCTACAGTGCCTGGATGAACATTGTGCCGGTCAATCGTGCGCTGCCACGTACTGCACAGCGTTATGATGTGGTGGGCCCAGTCTGTGAAACCGGTGATTTCCTGGGTAAAGATCGCGAACTGGCGATTGCACCGGGCGATTATCTGGTAGTTCGTTCTGCGGGCGCGTATGGTTTCTCCATGTCTTCCAATTACAACGCCCGTTCCCGCGCTGCCGAAGTGCTGGTGGACGGTGAGCAGCCACATCTGGTGCGCGAGCGTGAACCGCTGGCATCACAGTGGCAATTTGAACATCTGTTGCCGTAA
- the lptM gene encoding LPS translocon maturation chaperone LptM: MRTYSVGIVLLLAGLLSGCGLKGPLYMPQQPPAKQQTAQPQNQTDNHQTQS; encoded by the coding sequence ATGCGCACATACAGTGTGGGTATCGTGTTGTTACTGGCAGGTTTGCTCAGTGGTTGCGGTTTGAAAGGGCCGTTGTATATGCCACAGCAGCCACCGGCGAAGCAGCAGACCGCCCAGCCGCAAAATCAGACCGACAACCACCAGACCCAATCATAA